One genomic window of Cricetulus griseus strain 17A/GY chromosome 3, alternate assembly CriGri-PICRH-1.0, whole genome shotgun sequence includes the following:
- the LOC100770951 gene encoding olfactory receptor 51I2 yields the protein MGLFNVTRPASFLLTGIPGLESLHPWLAGPLCVMYAVALGGNTVILQAVRLEPNLHAPMYYFLSMLSFSDVAMTMATLPTVLRTFCFDARSIAFDACLVQMFLIHSFSMMESGILLAMSFDRYVAICDPLHYATVLTNEFIAGMGLAVTARSFITLFPLPFLIKRLPICRSNVLSHSYCLHPDMMKLACADITINSIYGLFVLVSTFGMDLLFIFLSYVLILRSVMAIASHEERLKALNTCVSHILAVLAFYVPMIGVSTVHRFGKHAPRYIHVLMSNIYLFVPPVLNPLIYSAKTKEIRRAIFRMFHRIKL from the coding sequence ATGGGGCTGTTTAATGTCACAcgccctgcctccttcctccttaCTGGTATCCCTGGTCTGGAGAGCCTCCATCCCTGGCTGGCAGGGCCTCTCTGTGTAATGTATGCTGTGGCCCTTGGGGGAAACACTGTGATCCTGCAGGCCGTACGATTGGAGCCCAACCTCCACGCTCCCATGTACTACTTCTTGTCCATGTTGTCTTTCAGTGATGTGGCCATGACCATGGCTACACTGCCCACTGTGCTTAGAACCTTCTGCTTTGATGCCCGAAGCATTGCCTTTGATGCCTGCCTAGTCCAGATGTTCCTCATTCACTCTTTCTCCATGATGGAGTCAGGTATTCTTCTGGCAATGAGCTTTGACCGATATGTGGCCATATGTGATCCCTTACATTATGCCACTGTGCTCACTAACGAATTCATTGCCGGGATGGGATTAGCTGTAACTGCTCGAAGCTTCATTACCCTTTTTCCTCTGCCCTTCCTAATCAAGAGGCTACCTATCTGCAGATCCAACGTTCTTTCCCACTCCTACTGTCTGCACCCAGACATGATGAAGCTTGCCTGTGCTGACATCACCATCAACAGTATCTATGGGCTCTTTGTTCTTGTGTCTACCTTTGGCATGGACCTGCTTTTTATCTTCCTCTCCTATGTCCTCATTTTGCGTTCCGTTATGGCCATTGCTTCTCACGAAGAACGCCTGAAAGCTCTCAACACATGTGTGTCACATATCTTGGCTGTGCTTGCATTTTATGTGCCAATGATAGGGGTCTCTACAGTGCACCGCTTTGGAAAACATGCCCCACGATACATACATGTTCTGATGTCCAACATTTATCTCTTTGTGCCTCCCGTACTCAATCCTCTCATTTACAGTGCCAAGACAAAGGAGATCCGCCGTGCCATCTTCCGAATGTTTCACCGTATCAAACTGTGA